The Coffea arabica cultivar ET-39 chromosome 9c, Coffea Arabica ET-39 HiFi, whole genome shotgun sequence nucleotide sequence GCTCCCTCGCCACCACCGACGAATCCTCCTCAGCCGCCCACCACCGCTCACTTCGAAAATTCGTTAAAACTTCATCCAAACACGTGGCTCTGGATACTCTCTCTCATCTCCTCTCCCCCACCACCGCTCACCCTCACCTCTCCTACCACCTCGCCCTCCCTGTAAGCTCTCAAGTCTCTTTGCGTATGTATGTATATCAATTATATCTACTGATCCGACAACGTAACGTACTCTACACCTAGCTCTCAAGCCCCTTCTGATGCTTCTTGTAGTTGTACCTCATAATTAGCCAAGCTTCATGGTTCAGCTGGAACGCTAAGCTGTTGGCGGATGTGACAGCTCTCATGTACAAGCAAGAAAGGTTCATCGAAGCTGAGGCCTTGATTCTCCAGGCCCTCAAGAAGCTGCCGGCCCATGACCGAGATCTGTGCAATTTTTATTGTCATCTCCTTCATTCCAACGCCAAGCACCGGTCCAGCAAAGGAGTCTTTGATTCACTCACGAGCTTGAAGCAGCTTCTCGCTCGTTCGTCGTCGGTTTACGTGCAAAAACGAGCGTACGAGTCGATGGTTAGCGGTCTTTGTGAGATTGGGTTGCCCGGTGAAGCTGAAAATTTGATGGAAGAAATGAGAGGTGTGGGGCTAAAGCCATCCGGGTTTGAGTTTAAGTCCTTGGTTCATGCTTATGGAAGGTTAGGGTTGTTCGAGGATATGAAGAGAAGCGTGACTCAAATGGAGGACGCAGGGGTTGAGTTGGATACGGTTTGTTCAAATATGGTGCTTTCTTCACTTGGATCGCACAAGGTTTTCTCCGAAATGGTTTCATGGCTTCGGAGAATGAAAGATTCGGAGGTTTCATTCTCTATTCGGACTTATAATTCAGTCTTGAACTCATGCCCCACTCTCATTCTACTGCTGCAAGATCCCAAAACCATTCCCCTTTCAATGGAAGACTTGAtgggcaatttgtcccaagagGAGGCAGATTTGGTCCGGGAGTTGGTTGCATCATCCGTTCTGGATGAGGCGATGGAATGCAATTCTGCCGAGTTGAAGTTGGATCTGCACGGAATGCATTTGAGCACTTCATGTCTGATTTTCTTGCAGTGGATTGACAGGCTGCGGCTGAGGTTTTCGGCGGGAGACAATATGGTTCCAACTCAGATCACAGTGGTTTGTGGGTCGGGAAAACACAGTGCTTCAAGAGGGGAATCCCCAGTGAAAGGTCTGCTGAGGGAGATGATACTGCGGATAAAGTGCCCTCTAAGAATTGACAGGAGGAACCTCGGATGTTTTGTTGCCAAAGGGAAAGTTTTCAGTGATTGGTTATGCTGATTTCTCAGACTGCTCCGAAACTAAGATCATGCTGATGGGCAGGTATCGATGAAGAATAATAACATGGTAGCATTAATTAAGATGGGCATGCCTTTTTCTTCTTGTCATCTCATTTTCAACTTACTTGGGTAAGGCTAAAAAACCTTGATCTGCTGAGAGTGCTGACTGAATCTGGCAGCCCCTGTAATGCGTCAACTTCATTATACTTCCAATACAAAGCGTGCAATGCATTATGCCTGCAATGGTCTTCTTTTACTATTTGCTGGCACAAGGAGCAAAGAACCGCCAGCATTACTTTGCCCCAGGTGTGGCATAATTTAGCGGATCCATTTACAAATTtacatcatgacaaaattctTGGAGTGAGGCCCTCCAAATTTACAAGGAAATGCACTCAACAATAACCAGATCATCGTAGAATCGATGACTATACATACAACTGGCAATCCAAGGTTTATATAAAATCCTTTTCttgatatttatataaaatactACATTGCCTTCCAAAGGATGCAATGAGGTTCACGCAAAAGACTCTTAAATGAGCGTTCGCACATAGGTATTCCTGCCTTGTCTCTTGCTGTTTGGAAAAAGATCGCCCATGTTGAATCATCTGGAAAGTGTAATCCAATGTCTTTACAAGAGCACTGGCAGGGTCCCCAAAACATAAAGATCAGCAGAAGATTTGAAGTATGGCAAGCACCATGAACATTGAGATCATGCCATCCAGGAACTATCCATCTAAATTAATGGATAAGAAGCATTGCAACAAATGGTTCTATTGCattaaaagtaaaagaaaacacaaaagaGGAGTTAATAATAATCCTCAAACATGGCCACCATAGATTTATGAGTACTTTTTCTATCCCTGCTGCAAGAAATATGCAGAGACTTTCAACAAATTCCAGCTGCATTGAGCTATCACGATAATTAACCCAATCAGCCTCTTCCATTACAATTTCTTTCCCAAATTCAACACCCAAAACTTGCACCCTGGCCAAAGCTAACAGTGAATAGAGATGGTAATGAATGATATGTTGATACCGTAGGAAATATAAAACCATAATCACGGGAAGGGTGATGTCTAGCAATAAATGCAGATAATAAACCACTACTAATTGTCACTAGTATTAAGCCCATCCAGATTTTAGCTTTAATTAATCTATGCTACCCTATACATGATGCGAAGAAGCCTTCTTACACATTTATTGCCAATGCATCACTACATGGCAGAAGACAACACACCAGAAAATTTGAGGTGAATCTACTAAAAGTTTGTTGAGGCTAATAAATTTAGATGGTCTGTTTTACAAGAACAGTGACCTGCTCACCTGGCCCCCGTCTGCACACACAAGATCATAGCAAAGAACAATCCCAGAAAAACGGGGAGTGAACTTGCTAGGAATTGTATTGAGGCTAAACGAAATCAAGTAATAAACCAGTTCAAGTTGCATGTAACCAGTATGGTAAATGAACGCACAAATATATGTTCCTATGGACGCCAAACATGTAAACAGATAAGAGCTAAAAACCAGAAATATGTAAAGGAGCATATAGTGCGGAAGTATATATCATACCTAAGTAACCTAATGCTTCCAAAAGAGAGTTTATCCACACCAACTGCAAAACCATTTTGGTAAAGTCAACAGACAGGAGACACAGAATCCGAAACTTCCTGCCTTAATCAAAACCAAGGCATCCACCATATATACATCTTCCCTAGGTTTTTATGTGAGACTGCTTCTGCAATCAATCGACGAGCTTGGCCTTCTACCGCCAAAGGCAGTGATGGTGCAGCTCCAACACCGACAACAACTCCTTGCAGTCGTGCTTCAATGTTACTTATGGCTCGCTGCAGTTCAGAAAACAGAGTTAGCTCTCTATGGTTTTATGGTTCTATTCTATTATATATATCCCAATGGGAACAAAGTTCAGGGGTCCAAAGGTAACTAAAAGTCACCTGATAAACAACTACCAATTAAACCAATTGAATGCATTCACTCAGAAACTTCTAATGCTGAAACAATTTATCCGCAATGTAGCTTGTAAGAAAAGCATTTTACAGAATTTGGAACAACTATAGTCTCAAATCAGAGTATGGAATTGCTTGATAACACTTTTTTGTAGTAGATAACCCTGCAAATAAAGGCATATAACAGCTTCAAATCAACTAAGGTACTCCCATACTGAGAGATTGTTGGACTTACATCAACTGTAACACGAATTTTTTGTTGAAGAAAGATAATATAAACACAAACCTGTGCATGGGGGTTTTGAACTTCTATCCCACTGGACTTGTGAGATTTAGTCCATTCCACAAGGGGATCATGGATGAAAGTCTCTAAAACATTCATCAGTGTCTCTCTGTGTGCCCTCAGTACTGAAAGTGTGATCTCGCAGACCCTCAAGAAGATGCCTTCATATCCAGTAATGCCCAATCCATCAATAATGTTCTGCAGGTCCATATAATACCAGTTGTAAGCATATTCTAACACCACACCCTAAATAATAATACAAATCCAATATAATTTAAAGCAGGTTGCTGAAGAATGCTGTTAAACAATAGGGAAAAACATACACAGCCCTGTCTACCAGCTACAGGGGAGAAGTTATTACTTAAACCttcaaatgaatttgaaattagaTATTTATACTATGATTACAAAGCATTCCACCTGCATGAGGTGGCAGAAAGATAAACTGAATTTCAAACTTTATTAAGTGTTCATTTTCTAAGGCCAGTGCCAAAGATAAACATCTCCACATACTTCTGAGAAAACTTAATTTAGTAACTAATTAAAAATTCTCTGTTTTTCAGTCACAATTTGCAATACAACCATTCTTCTTCTCCTCTTTACCTGTGTCAGCCTAAAAGGCACCAGTTCAGGTTTCTCCAGCTGCAACCCTTTGtcaaataaacaactaaaatcaACATGAATACAGTCACCTGTGGTAGAATCAAACAATATATTTTCACCGTGTCTGTCACCAAGGCCAACTATATGCCCAACCATTGACCACACAGCAGTTGTGTGGGCATATGCAACTCGAGCCCTAAACCAAGCAGCTGGTTCTGAAAATGTGTTAAGAAACCATCTATGGAAGGCTGGAGGAAACATTGGCAAAATTTTATTCTTTAGCATTTCTTCCTCCGGCATTTTCCCCTGGCACTGGTCATAAATTCGCTTAATTTGAGGATTCGTCTTCTGTCTATCAAATTTCCTGCAGCTTATATAGATATCTTGGAGAATGGGTCGCAGTCCACGAGTGTGAGGAACCCACTCAACCATCCCACAGTCTTCTGTAAGCGGAGTCACAGCAAATGTGCGAATATAAAGCTTACGCTTGCGGCTTTCAGGGCACTTGGACAACAAACGATTTATCATTGCATTGAATTCCATCATCCGTGCATCTTTCCTTAAGTCATCCTTTGGCTTGCAGAGAAATGGACGCTTAGTACCATCACTGCCGAAAAGAAAAacctgcaaaataaaatagtcGTAGAAAATCCACAAAGACACTAGACACATGCAAGGAATGTTATGGGGGAAAAAACATCCTGATTTTAAGCAATCATTCCCAAGAACAATCTGCCATACATCCAAAAACAAGATGCACTCAAAGGTCAGAATGGCAATGATTACCTGCTTCCATATGTCAGAAAATAGGATGCTTTATGTCCTATCTATGTCAATATCTCTAGCAATAAATTTGGGAAGGAATCTCTTGGTTAAGATAGAGAAGGAACAAAACCATGCAAACAAATATATATGAACATAGGGACTCAATAAAAGTACAAACCATTTAggaataaaaactaaaactggGGGATGAAGTCAATATAAACACAATTAAAGGCAATCCATTTTACAAAGTGTGAACCATTTTCCACAAATGAAAACCAATTAGGTTGCAAACTACTTAGAATAGAAACCCTTACTTTCTTTGGTCGTTGAAGCGAGGAAAGAATCTCAGCCTCATCTGCTATTCCAGAAATTGTAGGAAGATCTGTGAATGAGAAAATATCAGAGGTGCTGGGACTTGTTACATTCATTTCACATGAAGGTAGATTAACTGCAAGTGATTGCTGAATTGGCATGATGATGTCCACAGGCATCATCCTCTTCAAGGCACTAAATTCAGTTGAGATATTGATTGCTTTTGCCTTAGCTTGTCCAGGATGCAAGCATAACCTAATTAAATGATCAATTAAAGTAGCAAACTGCATAAACAAACTGCGGGTGCCTCCCTGACTGGATCCTCTTCTTGCAGCATCTATGATCTCTTCAGCAGCACTTCTCCTGGAAGGAACTGCGGATTTTGTAACTGCTGCCATAGTCCATAAAGCTTGCTGTGGGTACTGCCGCAGAACAGAGGTGATAATGTGTTTCACCAAACGAACAATTTCCTCATTTTGGTGGCAAATTCTAGACACTAATTGAGGCAGAACAGCTAACCACTGATAGGTTGGCAAATCTTTTAAACAGCCTCGCATGATGCTGGTGACCTACAAGATAGCACCTAACtaattttaaagaaaagaaagctaatgGGAATAGCGGTGTGTTAACAAAGTTATAAGCACACTTTAGAAATAAATAACTCACCTTCGCATGCACACTCTTCATATCTTTATTGGATGCAGAGTCGCTTCCATAAATACAACCAAATTCAAACCATAGGGTTAGCAACCTCGGTAGTGCCTGGAAGAGATTTTTGTGGCCCTTGTGGAGCCCTCTTGCGTAAAATAACAACACATCAGGAAGGTAGGACCACCATCGCCTCTCAGAATTTGAAGCTGCAGAAGATAGAACTGAATTTGATGGGACCACCCTAGGTAGTTCGAAACTGTTTTCCTGTCGTTTTCTGGCATCAACAAGGACTTCATCACAATATTTAGCCATATAAAAATATCCTTTCTCCCACTTGGGTTGCAGCTCCTTTACCCTTGAATAAAGACTTATGACATCTTCCTTTTGCTTTTGCCCGGTATAGTGGATCCATCTAGAGTAAAGTAGGAGGGTCCTTGCAATATCTCGATTCTCATTCAAAGATTGTGTATCACAAAGTAAAGGCTGTGGGTTCAAAGGAACCAATGACAGGCTGGTGATGGATGACATTGCAGCAGAGCCCAAAATCTCAGGCATGTTCAAAAGGGATTGTTGCAGCTCTGCAATGGCACCATCAGCTCGCCTAGTGCTCCATAGAAGCTTAGCCTTTTCCATGTGAACGTTAGGCGCACCTGAAGCCTTAGCTTCCAGAATTGCACGGTTTGCTGTCTCATAGTGACCAGCTAAACGACATAGTTTTGCATATTGCACCCAGAAATTCCCAACCTGAGCACCAAGACCACTAGCACCAAAAACAAGTCTCCTGAAAGCCAAAAGCGGTTCCCTTGCCCACAAAGATGGTTGAGTAAGCTTCAACCGATTTTCCCAGTTTGCTATTATTTTACAGAAATCTGGTTCACTAAGATACAACTGTTTATCCAGAAAAGAGTCACCAGCAAGGAGCATGTTGAAATCTTCTAGCTCACGCAGCAGATGAAGCTTTACTACAAAGGGGTAGGCCCGTGCATAAGAATCCCAGCCAGCAGCAGCAAGAGGAGCAATCAGAGCCTGTTTTGATGATGCAATTTTTTCGGCCACCAAGAATTGATCTTTCTTCATTATTGCCTGGAGAATCTTAGCAACATCCATGTCAAATGAAGCATTACTCTCAGAACTGCTGCAAAGTAAACCCTCTTCATCAGCCCCAGTGAGATATTCATCCATCAAGTCCCACCTTCCTAGTCTCCATGCTGCCTGAACACCTTGCATACACCACATCTTCTTGTACTGAGGAATCCTAGATATCAATCCATCCACATGAGTCACCATTGCCTGCAAATGGCACATGTTTAGTAAACAATTAAGGACATCTGAGTGCCTTTGAACAGATGTAGGTTCCATCTGCAGAGCCTGCTCACAAGAAGTCAAAACTTCTGCCCAATTTCCTGCTTTTTTGTTTATCAACAGATGGTCTTGTAAGTTCTTTGATTTCCGTAAACAAGCCAAACCAGATAAGCCATCTGGTTCGTCCAAATTGCTGTATATCTCCATCAAAAATGAAACATCATCGTCCTCAAAAAAGCCACTTTTTTCTGCAGCTGGGTTAAAGGAGCCCGACCTTTCCCGCACATGGCACTCAAAGTACAATAAAGACCTGGCAGAGGCCTGACACCTGAAAGAGGCTCTCGCTAGTGTCACTTTAGGAATTGCAGCCAGTAGATCCGAGACATGATTACATTGTGTAAGCACCTCCGAGTCCTTCACAAGATGCATATTATTTTCCTTCGATTTGGGACCTTGCTGCTTACAATTGGATGGCTGCAGGGACTGAAAAAGAGCAAGCTCTTGTTCAATATCATCAACCCACTGACCAAGATTATCAAGCAGTGTAAAGACAGCTTGTATACAGACTTCGCTTTGCCCAGGATTGATACCATGAACAGTTACAGAACCATGATCTGAAGCAGCTACATCAAGGACGGATAGAATTTCCTGTGTTATACCATGACGTGCTTCCTCATTACCATGGCAAACTGCATTCAGTACTAAATATGGAAGAAGATACATTGCTATTTGCATATCGTGACGCACAATACCTCGGCAGGCATTAAAAACACTTGCCCTAGAACCTACAGCATGCAcagtcaatttcttgatccagaaGAATATCCATCTTCTAAAAGACATAGAAGGATGGTAAATAGGACCAGAAGATGCAGAATCTGACACATCAGGCAGCTGAAATCTTGAGGTTAAACAAGGGGCTATTATCTCTTTAACATAATCAGAGAAACGATCCCACAGTTTCTGACCCCTACCACAGATTTCAGTGCCATGATTTTCCGTCTTGATTGCAGATGCTGGGGCCTTTCGAGGTGGTTTATTTTTTCTCTCTGAAGTAGAAGCTGCAACATTTTCATCAAGAGAGGCCTCACAACCAGCAATTTTTAGAAGCTCCTGTATAGCCAATGCAGCTGAATCTTGAATAATTGTGTCAGGTGCAGCTCTAAAAGCCCTTGCCAGATGCTTATGGATCAATTCGAAGATTAGGTCATCATCTGAGCATGCAATCTTGAAACGTGTGCTTGAAGAACTGACAAATTTTGCAGGATCAACTGCACCAATTGCTCCAAGGCAGTCTGCGCATATTAACTTCAGCCGCTGTCCAACTGAAGTCCTTGATTCTTCTGCACAGCCTCTGAGCAGCGAAGAAAACAAAGAGCTTAATACATCCATATTTTGATTGCCTTCCTTAATAGCCAAAACCGTGACTTCTTCCCTTCTTTGGTTCAGCAGTTTGCCCAGCTCAGATGCTACCATGTATCTAACATTCAAATTTTCATGATTCAACCCATTGGCAACATCTAGGAGTTGCTCCTTCAAAGACCTTGGGCTTTGTGCTTCTTGGATAACTTTATTTAATTCTGCTAAGGCTGGAATTTTGGGTAAAGGAGGGAACTCATGGATGTGTTGTTTTAAGAGAAATTTATTCTGAAGCATGAGTTCTTCAAGAATCTCCACAATTTTGTTTAAATGCAAAGAGGAATTCACTTTATCTCTCTCTAAGAAGGGAACGAGAGCAGCAAACACTTGAGAAATAATGTGTTTGGTACTGGAAGGCGATATTTTGACCAGTTGTTTAATGAAAACATGCAAGACAGCAAGACCCTCCCCCACAAGATGTTCCTTCCTAATTGCATGCATGAGAAGAACCATAAGTTTTGGCACATAAGTGCTAAGGTGCGTATCCATCATATTAATGAGCATCTCTATGCGTTTGATTGCCTGCTTTTGCAATAATACATCCTCTGTATGAAGCATTTTTCTGTCAATGCTATTAAGAAGACCAACAAAGTGATTCCTTAGAAATCCTGGAAGATCTTCATCGCCTGTTAGTGTTCTCGCAACTTCTTTTATCGTCTGAGGCACCTGTGTTAACCtacaaaataatatttaatCAAAAGATGTTCTTTTGCAGGAGCTGCTAACTTTGTAGAGTCGTGTCAAAATCCAGTAGTTTATCTTTTTCAATAAGCAAAGATATAAAATTATGCTTTCCCTCTTCTTCAACCTCCATTCTAAGATTTCACAAACACAAAAAAGGAAAGCACACTGTAAATAAATATAGAAGTTGAGTATGCATCCTCATGTACCATAGTAGGTGTTTAAAGCTCAATCTAAAAAGAGAGCCATATTGGAGATTGCACAATTATCAAAATAATAGTCAATACTGTTCAGCCATTTCTACTACATTGTACCTTTTGCAAACCTCTTCTGGATCTTTCTCATCAATGAAGCACACGAGTTCATCCAAAAGTGCAGGTAGTGCAGCTGCAAAAATTTCTTTGTTGTCAGATCCTGTCTGATCATGGTAGTACTGCAAAGTAGAAAGCAATTCTTGTTCATCAGCTCGATTGAGAGAAAAAGCAAGCACTTTAGGCAGCCAATTAACAATTAGTTGCACCATATCTGTCTTCAGACATTTAGCCATCTCATGCAGTATGATGATTGCTTGATCATTATGATGCTGAAAGACCACGAGCTTTGGAAGAACAACAGGGATCATTCTCTTTACAAGTTCTTCAGTTTCTATTCCAAGCACGGCTACTGCAAACTCTTCAATCATTTCTGGTCGGCTTGCTAGCCTGGTGGATAGGTAATCATACAGCTCATTTCGAATATGAAGAACTTTAGAAAGGATGGTGCAAAGTCCCCCTTTAAAATGAAAATGGCAAGAGCTTTTTATCAAAGTTGATGCTGTTATTCGTACTGTGACATGAGGATTATCAAGCTGGTCAATCAACAAAGTTAGTGACATCAAAAATGGTTGACTCTTTATATTTACTGAGATCAAAATGTTTGCTGCAGCTTCAAGAAGAGTCTCAAACATCAATGGATCGTCAGCTGCAGCCAA carries:
- the LOC113709652 gene encoding serine/threonine-protein kinase ATR isoform X4, coding for MSLLPELVVKMLFLVMSQHPANLLMGLVYTPCVLAACSLICYGDDNLHIACFDFIRLIGAVMDFDIIPFEKLIQSMAIILGEDEYGLSTFRGTAYDSSLAACLCALYTSCPDDIVKSTASTFIKIFPESFLKTKSQELKAALCSAYVRIAKSCPPHIWRPENLIYLLRSDKSVFLLIDCFQVAISRLRLDFWGGGLANDCSVSSSGDNENKNLRTTEKRPAMDSEYTDSKRQKIVDEREDFITNCKGVHDVANKLITAGEREYADYMHSLLSLFVEDLAPPFEKASSLNPEVELAALIALCVVFCEYPQLNISLSIFRQFYKWIPWIAEQWFQENKELPSPVDLSFFLEAVNIMLLTQGSLPSDGKLFKCQTDWTDFIGSMLKLPWIYSLERSEPHPSWKAKCLSVQVLSKIDLSKIGNNLDILDLSLHDQAEEVRLEAVISMPVIVLWSGYGFLTHMFKRLEILLLESNDKIKKAIPLSLGFLACLYGSCHGLGTWWESECKLYLNKQNRREKSTTHHLLRGFRCSKCDSRVVVNQDFCSTAVHPPGSSSMEHVIGCDYTCLQSLFFQLLYDESSEEVQVACIGILGRVLLHGTGDILQSTRSEWMNCVDFLLLHQKKAIREAFCTQISFFFEEPILNCLVLDMDLINKTKEQKFMDKIKHALAAADDPLMFETLLEAAANILISVNIKSQPFLMSLTLLIDQLDNPHVTVRITASTLIKSSCHFHFKGGLCTILSKVLHIRNELYDYLSTRLASRPEMIEEFAVAVLGIETEELVKRMIPVVLPKLVVFQHHNDQAIIILHEMAKCLKTDMVQLIVNWLPKVLAFSLNRADEQELLSTLQYYHDQTGSDNKEIFAAALPALLDELVCFIDEKDPEEVCKRLTQVPQTIKEVARTLTGDEDLPGFLRNHFVGLLNSIDRKMLHTEDVLLQKQAIKRIEMLINMMDTHLSTYVPKLMVLLMHAIRKEHLVGEGLAVLHVFIKQLVKISPSSTKHIISQVFAALVPFLERDKVNSSLHLNKIVEILEELMLQNKFLLKQHIHEFPPLPKIPALAELNKVIQEAQSPRSLKEQLLDVANGLNHENLNVRYMVASELGKLLNQRREEVTVLAIKEGNQNMDVLSSLFSSLLRGCAEESRTSVGQRLKLICADCLGAIGAVDPAKFVSSSSTRFKIACSDDDLIFELIHKHLARAFRAAPDTIIQDSAALAIQELLKIAGCEASLDENVAASTSERKNKPPRKAPASAIKTENHGTEICGRGQKLWDRFSDYVKEIIAPCLTSRFQLPDVSDSASSGPIYHPSMSFRRWIFFWIKKLTVHAVGSRASVFNACRGIVRHDMQIAMYLLPYLVLNAVCHGNEEARHGITQEILSVLDVAASDHGSVTVHGINPGQSEVCIQAVFTLLDNLGQWVDDIEQELALFQSLQPSNCKQQGPKSKENNMHLVKDSEVLTQCNHVSDLLAAIPKVTLARASFRCQASARSLLYFECHVRERSGSFNPAAEKSGFFEDDDVSFLMEIYSNLDEPDGLSGLACLRKSKNLQDHLLINKKAGNWAEVLTSCEQALQMEPTSVQRHSDVLNCLLNMCHLQAMVTHVDGLISRIPQYKKMWCMQGVQAAWRLGRWDLMDEYLTGADEEGLLCSSSESNASFDMDVAKILQAIMKKDQFLVAEKIASSKQALIAPLAAAGWDSYARAYPFVVKLHLLRELEDFNMLLAGDSFLDKQLYLSEPDFCKIIANWENRLKLTQPSLWAREPLLAFRRLVFGASGLGAQVGNFWVQYAKLCRLAGHYETANRAILEAKASGAPNVHMEKAKLLWSTRRADGAIAELQQSLLNMPEILGSAAMSSITSLSLVPLNPQPLLCDTQSLNENRDIARTLLLYSRWIHYTGQKQKEDVISLYSRVKELQPKWEKGYFYMAKYCDEVLVDARKRQENSFELPRVVPSNSVLSSAASNSERRWWSYLPDVLLFYARGLHKGHKNLFQALPRLLTLWFEFGCIYGSDSASNKDMKSVHAKVTSIMRGCLKDLPTYQWLAVLPQLVSRICHQNEEIVRLVKHIITSVLRQYPQQALWTMAAVTKSAVPSRRSAAEEIIDAARRGSSQGGTRSLFMQFATLIDHLIRLCLHPGQAKAKAINISTEFSALKRMMPVDIIMPIQQSLAVNLPSCEMNVTSPSTSDIFSFTDLPTISGIADEAEILSSLQRPKKVFLFGSDGTKRPFLCKPKDDLRKDARMMEFNAMINRLLSKCPESRKRKLYIRTFAVTPLTEDCGMVEWVPHTRGLRPILQDIYISCRKFDRQKTNPQIKRIYDQCQGKMPEEEMLKNKILPMFPPAFHRWFLNTFSEPAAWFRARVAYAHTTAVWSMVGHIVGLGDRHGENILFDSTTGDCIHVDFSCLFDKGLQLEKPELVPFRLTQNIIDGLGITGYEGIFLRVCEITLSVLRAHRETLMNVLETFIHDPLVEWTKSHKSSGIEVQNPHAQRAISNIEARLQGVVVGVGAAPSLPLAVEGQARRLIAEAVSHKNLGKMYIWWMPWF
- the LOC113709652 gene encoding serine/threonine-protein kinase ATR isoform X2 is translated as MANLSSLVHELRERIAASSSTPPTKQNDEALEARFRAVLPNLLHAYVVPSPSAKEREVMAVLKLLTHTAKSFPGVFYHGKAAAVLPIIGRIVPFFAEPAFRSRHGVLFETIGSLLSLLRTGDRDAYRNFFVDIMLLVEDLLYVCSLYGESCSTELEKVCLKCFNVSFAGACGEDALLSHVPASSKPADGYGILIDLTGKERWQPFATSAVKLLSKCLTEGTLYVEGLVYTPCVLAACSLICYGDDNLHIACFDFIRLIGAVMDFDIIPFEKLIQSMAIILGEDEYGLSTFRGTAYDSSLAACLCALYTSCPDDIVKSTASTFIKIFPESFLKTKSQELKAALCSAYVRIAKSCPPHIWRPENLIYLLRSDKSVFLLIDCFQVAISRLRLDFWGGGLANDCSVSSSGDNENKNLRTTEKRPAMDSEYTDSKRQKIVDEREDFITNCKGVHDVANKLITAGEREYADYMHSLLSLFVEDLAPPFEKASSLNPEVELAALIALCVVFCEYPQLNISLSIFRQFYKWIPWIAEQENKELPSPVDLSFFLEAVNIMLLTQGSLPSDGKLFKCQTDWTDFIGSMLKLPWIYSLERSEPHPSWKAKCLSVQVLSKIDLSKIGNNLDILDLSLHDQAEEVRLEAVISMPVIVLWSGYGFLTHMFKRLEILLLESNDKIKKAIPLSLGFLACLYGSCHGLGTWWESECKLYLNKQNRREKSTTHHLLRGFRCSKCDSRVVVNQDFCSTAVHPPGSSSMEHVIGCDYTCLQSLFFQLLYDESSEEVQVACIGILGRVLLHGTGDILQSTRSEWMNCVDFLLLHQKKAIREAFCTQISFFFEEPILNCLVLDMDLINKTKEQKFMDKIKHALAAADDPLMFETLLEAAANILISVNIKSQPFLMSLTLLIDQLDNPHVTVRITASTLIKSSCHFHFKGGLCTILSKVLHIRNELYDYLSTRLASRPEMIEEFAVAVLGIETEELVKRMIPVVLPKLVVFQHHNDQAIIILHEMAKCLKTDMVQLIVNWLPKVLAFSLNRADEQELLSTLQYYHDQTGSDNKEIFAAALPALLDELVCFIDEKDPEEVCKRLTQVPQTIKEVARTLTGDEDLPGFLRNHFVGLLNSIDRKMLHTEDVLLQKQAIKRIEMLINMMDTHLSTYVPKLMVLLMHAIRKEHLVGEGLAVLHVFIKQLVKISPSSTKHIISQVFAALVPFLERDKVNSSLHLNKIVEILEELMLQNKFLLKQHIHEFPPLPKIPALAELNKVIQEAQSPRSLKEQLLDVANGLNHENLNVRYMVASELGKLLNQRREEVTVLAIKEGNQNMDVLSSLFSSLLRGCAEESRTSVGQRLKLICADCLGAIGAVDPAKFVSSSSTRFKIACSDDDLIFELIHKHLARAFRAAPDTIIQDSAALAIQELLKIAGCEASLDENVAASTSERKNKPPRKAPASAIKTENHGTEICGRGQKLWDRFSDYVKEIIAPCLTSRFQLPDVSDSASSGPIYHPSMSFRRWIFFWIKKLTVHAVGSRASVFNACRGIVRHDMQIAMYLLPYLVLNAVCHGNEEARHGITQEILSVLDVAASDHGSVTVHGINPGQSEVCIQAVFTLLDNLGQWVDDIEQELALFQSLQPSNCKQQGPKSKENNMHLVKDSEVLTQCNHVSDLLAAIPKVTLARASFRCQASARSLLYFECHVRERSGSFNPAAEKSGFFEDDDVSFLMEIYSNLDEPDGLSGLACLRKSKNLQDHLLINKKAGNWAEVLTSCEQALQMEPTSVQRHSDVLNCLLNMCHLQAMVTHVDGLISRIPQYKKMWCMQGVQAAWRLGRWDLMDEYLTGADEEGLLCSSSESNASFDMDVAKILQAIMKKDQFLVAEKIASSKQALIAPLAAAGWDSYARAYPFVVKLHLLRELEDFNMLLAGDSFLDKQLYLSEPDFCKIIANWENRLKLTQPSLWAREPLLAFRRLVFGASGLGAQVGNFWVQYAKLCRLAGHYETANRAILEAKASGAPNVHMEKAKLLWSTRRADGAIAELQQSLLNMPEILGSAAMSSITSLSLVPLNPQPLLCDTQSLNENRDIARTLLLYSRWIHYTGQKQKEDVISLYSRVKELQPKWEKGYFYMAKYCDEVLVDARKRQENSFELPRVVPSNSVLSSAASNSERRWWSYLPDVLLFYARGLHKGHKNLFQALPRLLTLWFEFGCIYGSDSASNKDMKSVHAKVTSIMRGCLKDLPTYQWLAVLPQLVSRICHQNEEIVRLVKHIITSVLRQYPQQALWTMAAVTKSAVPSRRSAAEEIIDAARRGSSQGGTRSLFMQFATLIDHLIRLCLHPGQAKAKAINISTEFSALKRMMPVDIIMPIQQSLAVNLPSCEMNVTSPSTSDIFSFTDLPTISGIADEAEILSSLQRPKKVFLFGSDGTKRPFLCKPKDDLRKDARMMEFNAMINRLLSKCPESRKRKLYIRTFAVTPLTEDCGMVEWVPHTRGLRPILQDIYISCRKFDRQKTNPQIKRIYDQCQGKMPEEEMLKNKILPMFPPAFHRWFLNTFSEPAAWFRARVAYAHTTAVWSMVGHIVGLGDRHGENILFDSTTGDCIHVDFSCLFDKGLQLEKPELVPFRLTQNIIDGLGITGYEGIFLRVCEITLSVLRAHRETLMNVLETFIHDPLVEWTKSHKSSGIEVQNPHAQRAISNIEARLQGVVVGVGAAPSLPLAVEGQARRLIAEAVSHKNLGKMYIWWMPWF